A window from Streptomyces sp. NBC_00299 encodes these proteins:
- the lspA gene encoding signal peptidase II has product MAEAERIIGTPDTPEAAGAEPEHSDGSTTDTGDAGNTAGRPRGRRRIAVLFGVAAFAYALDLISKMIVVAKLEHQPPIEIIGDWLKFEAIRNAGAAFGFGEAFTVIFTVIAAAVIVVIARLARKLYSLPWAIALGLLLGGALGNLTDRIFRSPGVFEGAVVDFIAPKHFAVFNLADSAIVCGGILIVLLSFRGLDPDGTVHKD; this is encoded by the coding sequence GTGGCAGAGGCGGAGCGCATCATCGGTACGCCGGACACCCCAGAGGCGGCGGGAGCAGAGCCGGAGCATTCCGACGGGAGCACGACGGACACCGGTGACGCCGGGAACACCGCCGGGCGGCCCCGCGGCCGGCGCCGGATCGCCGTGCTGTTCGGCGTCGCCGCGTTCGCGTACGCCCTCGACCTGATCAGCAAGATGATCGTGGTGGCCAAGCTGGAGCACCAGCCGCCGATCGAGATCATCGGGGACTGGCTGAAGTTCGAGGCGATCCGCAACGCGGGCGCCGCCTTCGGCTTCGGCGAGGCCTTCACCGTGATCTTCACGGTGATCGCGGCGGCCGTGATCGTGGTGATCGCCCGGCTCGCCCGCAAGCTGTACAGCCTGCCCTGGGCGATCGCACTCGGCCTGCTGCTCGGCGGTGCGCTCGGCAACCTCACCGACCGGATCTTCCGCTCGCCGGGCGTCTTCGAGGGCGCGGTCGTGGACTTCATCGCGCCCAAGCACTTCGCCGTGTTCAACCTGGCCGACTCGGCGATCGTGTGCGGCGGCATCCTGATCGTGCTGCTGTCGTTCCGGGGGCTGGACCCGGACGGGACCGTCCACAAGGACTGA
- a CDS encoding RluA family pseudouridine synthase: protein MSTIPEIRTLPVPDGLEGERVDAAISRMFGFSRTKAAELAAAGKVTVDGSVVGKSERVHGGAWLEVEMPQAPAPVQIVAEPVEGMEIVHDDDDVVVIVKPVGVAAHPSPGWSGPTVIGGLAAAGYRISTSGAAERQGIVHRLDVGTSGLMAVAKSERAYTSLKRQFKERTVDKRYHTLVQGHPDPTSGTIDAPIGRHPTHDYKWAVTADGKPSITHYDLIEAFRAASLLDVKLETGRTHQIRVHMAAHRHPCVGDLTYGADPTLAKRLRLTRQWLHAVRLGFEHPGDGQWVEFESDYPADLQKALDQVREETWG from the coding sequence GTGAGCACGATTCCCGAGATCCGCACCCTGCCCGTGCCCGACGGCCTGGAGGGCGAGCGTGTAGACGCCGCCATCTCCCGCATGTTCGGCTTCTCCCGTACCAAGGCCGCGGAGCTTGCCGCGGCGGGGAAGGTCACGGTCGACGGCTCGGTGGTCGGGAAGTCCGAGCGGGTGCACGGCGGGGCCTGGCTCGAGGTGGAGATGCCGCAGGCGCCCGCCCCGGTCCAGATCGTCGCCGAGCCGGTCGAGGGCATGGAGATCGTGCACGACGACGATGACGTGGTCGTGATCGTCAAGCCGGTCGGCGTCGCCGCGCATCCGTCGCCGGGCTGGAGCGGCCCCACGGTGATCGGCGGCCTGGCCGCCGCCGGGTACCGCATCTCGACGTCCGGCGCCGCAGAGCGCCAGGGCATCGTGCACCGGCTCGACGTGGGCACCTCCGGGCTGATGGCCGTGGCCAAGTCGGAGCGCGCGTACACGTCGCTCAAGCGCCAGTTCAAGGAGCGCACGGTCGACAAGCGCTACCACACGCTCGTCCAGGGCCACCCCGACCCGACCAGCGGCACCATCGACGCACCCATCGGCCGCCACCCCACCCACGACTACAAGTGGGCGGTCACAGCCGACGGCAAGCCCTCGATCACGCACTACGACCTCATCGAGGCGTTCCGCGCGGCCTCCCTGCTCGACGTGAAGCTGGAGACCGGCCGCACCCACCAGATCCGCGTCCACATGGCCGCCCACCGGCACCCCTGCGTCGGCGACCTCACCTACGGCGCCGACCCGACGCTGGCCAAGCGGCTCCGGCTGACCCGCCAGTGGCTGCACGCCGTGCGGCTCGGCTTCGAGCACCCCGGGGACGGCCAGTGGGTCGAGTTCGAGAGCGACTACCCCGCCGACCTGCAGAAGGCCCTGGACCAGGTCCGCGAGGAGACGTGGGGATGA
- a CDS encoding GNAT family N-acetyltransferase produces the protein MSTASPVPSYAVRVAEDLADREACFAVRKEVFVVEQGVPQEIEYDAYDAGAVHVLAVREDGTPLGTGRLLYGEAAAAKVDGDPSVGSLGRLAVTQAARGLGVGAALVRAIEEAARARGLAAVDLHAQTHALGFYERLGYAAYGPEFPDAGMPHRAMRRAL, from the coding sequence ATGAGCACTGCGTCGCCGGTCCCGTCGTACGCCGTACGTGTTGCCGAGGACCTCGCCGACCGCGAGGCCTGCTTCGCGGTGCGCAAGGAGGTCTTCGTCGTCGAGCAGGGCGTCCCGCAGGAGATCGAGTACGACGCCTACGACGCGGGTGCCGTACATGTGCTCGCGGTCCGGGAGGACGGTACGCCGCTGGGCACCGGGCGTCTGCTGTACGGGGAGGCGGCCGCGGCGAAGGTCGACGGCGATCCGTCCGTGGGATCGCTGGGGCGGCTCGCCGTGACCCAGGCGGCGCGCGGCCTCGGCGTCGGGGCGGCCCTGGTGCGGGCCATCGAGGAGGCGGCCCGCGCGCGTGGGCTCGCGGCCGTGGATCTGCACGCGCAGACACATGCGCTGGGGTTCTACGAGCGGCTGGGGTACGCGGCGTACGGCCCGGAGTTCCCGGACGCGGGGATGCCGCACCGGGCGATGCGGCGCGCTCTTTAG
- a CDS encoding Na+/H+ antiporter yields MDQLALLFVLLLGAVVSVPVGERLGLPAPVLMTLLGIVLALLEFVPNVEIPPDLILPLLLPPLLYAAVRRTSWRQFAANLRPILLLAVALVFVTTLCVAAVAHAIVPGLPLAAAVALGALVAPPDPVAATAVAGQLGLPRRLVSILEGEGLFNDVTAIVLYHVAIAAAVSGTFSPWEAGLDLVLSAVVALAVGLGLGWGANKLMDLLGDATLQISLTLLVPYASYVLAEELHGSGVLAVLVTALFLAEYATDADDVMTRLAGHTFWDIVDTLVTGVAFGLIGLELHIAVRTASGRWSEMLGWAAAVVGVVVAVRLLWLLPATWLTKRMHARRDYDEEIPTSWRETVVMWWSGMRGVASVALALAVPLETDSGAPFPDRDEIVFIAFGVIMATLVLQGLTLPWLVKRLGVRADSDQEKEFEKQLAVRAAKAAKRRLREIEDVEDLPEELSEQMLRRAFEIGVRISPEMGEEERREASQQRVRRLKRVRRIQGELLSAARHEVLAARSEPGANPEVVDRVLRHLDVRSLR; encoded by the coding sequence GTGGATCAGTTGGCCCTGTTGTTCGTGCTGTTGCTCGGGGCCGTGGTGAGTGTCCCGGTGGGGGAGCGGCTCGGGTTGCCGGCGCCGGTGCTGATGACACTGCTCGGGATCGTTCTCGCCCTGCTCGAATTCGTGCCGAACGTCGAGATTCCCCCGGATCTGATCCTGCCGCTGCTGTTGCCACCGCTGCTCTACGCGGCCGTACGGCGCACGTCGTGGCGGCAGTTCGCGGCGAATCTGCGGCCCATCCTCCTGCTGGCCGTGGCGTTGGTGTTCGTCACGACGCTGTGCGTCGCCGCCGTCGCCCACGCGATCGTGCCGGGGCTGCCGCTGGCCGCCGCCGTGGCGCTGGGGGCACTCGTCGCACCGCCCGACCCCGTCGCGGCGACCGCTGTCGCCGGGCAACTGGGGCTGCCTAGGCGCCTGGTGTCCATCCTGGAGGGCGAGGGGCTCTTCAACGACGTGACGGCCATCGTGCTCTACCACGTGGCGATCGCCGCCGCCGTGAGCGGGACCTTCTCCCCGTGGGAGGCCGGACTCGACCTGGTGCTCTCCGCCGTGGTGGCGCTGGCCGTCGGGCTCGGCCTCGGCTGGGGCGCCAACAAGCTGATGGACCTGCTCGGCGACGCGACCCTGCAGATCTCGCTCACCCTGCTCGTGCCGTACGCCTCGTACGTGCTGGCCGAGGAACTCCACGGCTCCGGTGTGCTCGCCGTGCTCGTTACCGCCCTGTTCCTCGCCGAGTACGCCACCGATGCCGACGACGTGATGACGCGGCTCGCCGGGCACACCTTCTGGGACATCGTCGACACGCTGGTCACCGGCGTCGCCTTCGGACTGATCGGGCTCGAACTGCACATCGCCGTGCGGACGGCGTCCGGGCGGTGGAGCGAGATGCTCGGCTGGGCGGCCGCGGTGGTCGGCGTCGTCGTGGCGGTGCGGCTGCTGTGGCTGCTGCCGGCGACCTGGCTCACCAAGCGCATGCACGCGAGACGGGACTACGACGAGGAGATCCCGACGAGCTGGCGCGAGACCGTCGTGATGTGGTGGTCGGGGATGCGCGGCGTCGCCTCGGTGGCCCTGGCGCTGGCGGTTCCGCTGGAGACGGACTCGGGCGCGCCCTTTCCCGACCGGGACGAGATCGTGTTCATCGCCTTCGGGGTGATCATGGCGACGCTGGTACTGCAGGGGCTGACCCTGCCGTGGCTGGTCAAGCGGCTCGGGGTGCGCGCCGACAGCGATCAGGAGAAGGAGTTCGAGAAGCAGCTCGCGGTGCGCGCGGCCAAGGCGGCGAAGCGGCGGCTGCGGGAGATCGAGGACGTCGAGGACCTACCCGAGGAGCTCTCCGAGCAGATGCTGCGCCGGGCGTTCGAAATCGGGGTGCGAATCAGCCCGGAGATGGGCGAGGAGGAGCGCAGGGAGGCCTCTCAGCAGCGGGTGCGGCGGCTGAAGCGGGTGCGGCGCATCCAGGGTGAGCTGCTGAGTGCGGCGCGGCACGAGGTGCTGGCGGCACGCAGTGAGCCGGGCGCCAATCCCGAGGTGGTGGACCGGGTGCTGCGGCATTTGGACGTGCGCAGTCTGCGGTGA
- a CDS encoding SDR family NAD(P)-dependent oxidoreductase, translating to MARNVVISGGGTGIGLATAQLFAADGDQVLLLGRRAEVLEQAGVPGALTYAVDLSKPRGARGVERFVAAELGTVDVLIHSAGGAGHLEPKVDSDEPLDVVLHNWSLNFGLNTLTAALLTEALKDRLADPGGRVLFIGSIAAFRGSGNVAYAASKAALHPYAHDLARRLGPRGITVNVVAPGYVEDTEFFGGAMDEERRDRLVAETSTGRAATPGDVAATLHWLASHAAGHITSQIIQVNGGAERGH from the coding sequence ATGGCTCGCAACGTGGTGATCAGTGGTGGCGGTACGGGAATCGGGCTCGCGACGGCGCAGCTGTTCGCGGCGGACGGGGATCAGGTGCTGCTGCTCGGGCGGCGCGCCGAGGTGCTGGAGCAGGCCGGCGTGCCCGGGGCCCTCACCTACGCCGTGGACCTGAGCAAGCCGCGCGGGGCGCGGGGCGTGGAGCGCTTCGTGGCGGCGGAGCTCGGCACCGTGGACGTGCTGATCCACAGTGCCGGAGGGGCCGGCCATCTGGAGCCCAAGGTGGACAGCGACGAGCCCCTCGACGTCGTCCTGCACAACTGGAGCCTCAACTTCGGCCTCAACACCCTGACCGCGGCCCTGCTCACCGAGGCCCTGAAGGACCGGCTCGCCGACCCCGGCGGGCGGGTGCTGTTCATCGGCTCCATCGCCGCGTTCCGGGGGTCCGGCAACGTGGCGTACGCGGCGTCCAAGGCGGCGCTGCATCCGTACGCCCATGATCTGGCCCGGCGGTTGGGGCCGCGCGGGATCACCGTGAACGTGGTGGCACCCGGGTACGTCGAGGACACCGAGTTCTTCGGCGGCGCGATGGACGAGGAGCGGCGTGACCGGCTCGTCGCGGAGACGTCGACCGGGCGTGCGGCCACGCCCGGCGACGTCGCCGCGACCCTGCACTGGCTGGCGTCCCACGCCGCCGGGCACATCACCTCGCAGATCATCCAGGTCAACGGCGGGGCCGAGCGCGGCCACTGA